A genomic window from Cotesia glomerata isolate CgM1 linkage group LG7, MPM_Cglom_v2.3, whole genome shotgun sequence includes:
- the LOC123269092 gene encoding uncharacterized protein LOC123269092 isoform X3: MTHSDNVTKLGKPCDGNHLPVGCGVNQECVFNTNKTFRCYCAQNFVESDGECLKISTTAAASIDPADQQHNKSSGNSVAIGLLIPTILIIVGGVGFCCARRYRLLPCRQNTYGNVLVTRDEDDDDDPPIA, encoded by the exons ATGACTCACTCTG atAATGTTACTAAATTAGGAAAACCATGTGACGGTAATCATTTACCAGTTGGTTGTGGCGTTAACCAAGAATGTGTGTTCAACACAAACAAAACGTTTCGTTGCTACTGTGCACAAAATTTTGTCGAATCTGATGGCGAgtgtttaaaaatatcgaCAACTGCTGCTGCATCTATTGATCCAGCGGATCAGCAACATAATAAATCATCAg gtAATTCAGTCGCCATCGGATTATTAATACCAACAATTCTAATAATTGTTGGTGGCGTAGGTTTTTGCTGTGCAAGACGATATCGATTATTACCATGCCGACAAAATACTTACGGTAATGTTTTGGTAACAAGagatgaagatgatgatgatgatccaCCGATCGCGTAG
- the LOC123269092 gene encoding uncharacterized protein LOC123269092 isoform X1 produces the protein MLKVSWLVVLIFVIGVYTHNVTKLGKPCDGNHLPVGCGVNQECVFNTNKTFRCYCAQNFVESDGECLKISTTAAASIDPADQQHNKSSGNSVAIGLLIPTILIIVGGVGFCCARRYRLLPCRQNTYGNVLVTRDEDDDDDPPIA, from the exons atgttaaaagtttCCTGGTTAGTTGttcttatttttgtaattggAGTTTATACTC atAATGTTACTAAATTAGGAAAACCATGTGACGGTAATCATTTACCAGTTGGTTGTGGCGTTAACCAAGAATGTGTGTTCAACACAAACAAAACGTTTCGTTGCTACTGTGCACAAAATTTTGTCGAATCTGATGGCGAgtgtttaaaaatatcgaCAACTGCTGCTGCATCTATTGATCCAGCGGATCAGCAACATAATAAATCATCAg gtAATTCAGTCGCCATCGGATTATTAATACCAACAATTCTAATAATTGTTGGTGGCGTAGGTTTTTGCTGTGCAAGACGATATCGATTATTACCATGCCGACAAAATACTTACGGTAATGTTTTGGTAACAAGagatgaagatgatgatgatgatccaCCGATCGCGTAG
- the LOC123268614 gene encoding uncharacterized protein LOC123268614, whose translation MCCAAGKVVLPPLPAPPEPLLSLLAGNSDDSKLFLRKIRKFNSCFQMTSFGAAKICDLASDGRNFETTFKIQGQMYHKIGSLMPMPDDNPKFLQIYFMGDCEERVTTRCQYNFIKQAEERAIVILLENFLDDQNQLLQLIKRVSPRLQNDNYQIVIKADKVPIGEHAGRFNAPIVDEVAVIMVGDPVDKRSIKITRRDNTISTISDLHRSYDALQYPLIFWQGQDEYHLNIKQCDSNTGDYGNKKVSSMNYYAHRIMIRLNQDNYILRYRQLFHQYIVCQKC comes from the exons ATGTGCTGCGCAGCAGGAAAAGTCGTGCTGCCACCTCTACCCGCTCCGCCAGAACCTTTATTATCCCTTCTTGCTGGGAATTCAgatgattcaaaattatttttgcgtaAGATACGCAAATTTAATTCTTGCTTCCAAATGACGTCATTTGGGGCAGCTAAAATTTGCGATCTTGCATCCGATGGACGTAATTTTGAAACTACATTCAAAATACAAGGCCAGATGTACCACAAAATTGGATCATTGATGCCAATGCCTGATGATAAtccaaaatttcttcaaatttattttatgggcGATTGTGAAGAGCGCGTAACTACTCGGTGCCagtataatttcattaaacaaGCAGAGGAAAGAGCAATTGTGATATtactggaaaattttttagacgatCAGAATCAACTACTTCAATTAATCAAAAGAGTTTCGCCACGATTGCAAAATGACAACTATCAAATCGTCATAAAAGCCGATAAAGTACCAATAGGTGAACATGCTGGTAGATTCAACGCTCCAATTGTTGATGAGGTTGCTGTTATCATGGTTGGTGATCCAGTTGACAAAAgatctataaaaattacacgGCGAGACAACACTATCAGTACGATTTCAGATCTACACCGTTCATATGATGCACTACAATATCCATTGATATTTTGGCAAGGACAGGATGAATATCACCTTAACATCAAACAGTGTGATTCTAATACcg gtgattatggaaataaaaaagtgaGCTCAATGAACTACTACGCACACCGAATAATGATTAGACTAAATCAGGACAACTATATCCTTCGATATCGTCAGCTATTCCATCAATACATTGTTTGCCAAAAATGTTGA
- the LOC123269092 gene encoding uncharacterized protein LOC123269092 isoform X2, which yields MFIIKVHNVTKLGKPCDGNHLPVGCGVNQECVFNTNKTFRCYCAQNFVESDGECLKISTTAAASIDPADQQHNKSSGNSVAIGLLIPTILIIVGGVGFCCARRYRLLPCRQNTYGNVLVTRDEDDDDDPPIA from the exons atgtttattattaaagtgc atAATGTTACTAAATTAGGAAAACCATGTGACGGTAATCATTTACCAGTTGGTTGTGGCGTTAACCAAGAATGTGTGTTCAACACAAACAAAACGTTTCGTTGCTACTGTGCACAAAATTTTGTCGAATCTGATGGCGAgtgtttaaaaatatcgaCAACTGCTGCTGCATCTATTGATCCAGCGGATCAGCAACATAATAAATCATCAg gtAATTCAGTCGCCATCGGATTATTAATACCAACAATTCTAATAATTGTTGGTGGCGTAGGTTTTTGCTGTGCAAGACGATATCGATTATTACCATGCCGACAAAATACTTACGGTAATGTTTTGGTAACAAGagatgaagatgatgatgatgatccaCCGATCGCGTAG